The Etheostoma cragini isolate CJK2018 chromosome 15, CSU_Ecrag_1.0, whole genome shotgun sequence genome window below encodes:
- the LOC117957656 gene encoding interferon-induced protein 44-like: MYYIPMCTLALTEEWRKITWGKDRQFVKDYRLLNDDQQLRVLLYGPTGSGKTSFLNSVDSALQGRITSQALSDAIYQESFTTDYRTFKIQNGGPGTFYPFVFTDIMGIEQGTNKGVVVEDIRHALMGHIRDGYNFNPVCKIPKDDKNYNKTPTLSDRVHVLVCVIAANTVKILNDETVRKMREVRLAARDMGIPQLAILTKIDEACPEVKTDIRNVYKSIYLKQQMEYLSVTLGIPLYCIFPVKNYHSEIETHEHTDTVILSALRQMINFGKDCYDRL; the protein is encoded by the exons ATGTATTACATCCCCATGTGCACTTTAGCTTTGACTGAAGAATGGAGGAAGATAACATGGGG CAAAGACCGGCAGTTTGTGAAGGATTATCGTCTTCTTAATGATGATCAACAGCTCAGAGTTCTGCTTTATGGACCCACTGGTTCTGGCAAGACCAGCTTCCTCAACTCTGTCGACAGTGCTTTACAAGGCAGAATCACTAGTCAAGCTTTGTCGGATGCAATCTATCAGGAGAGCTTCACCACAGAT TACAGGACCTTTAAAATCCAAAACGGAGGACCAGGAACATTTTACCCCTTTGTCTTCACTGACATCATGGGCATTGAGCAAGGAACCAATAAAGGAGTTGTTGTGGAGGACATCAGACACGCTTTGATGGGACACATTAGAGATGGTTACAAT TTCAATCCTGTCTGTAAAATACCGAAGGAtgataaaaactacaacaaaaccCCCACTCTAAGTGACCGAGTTCATGTTCTGGTTTGTGTAATCGCTgccaacacagtaaaaatactgAATGATGAAACTGTGAGAAAGATGAGGGAAGTCAGACTTGCAGCTAGAGACATGG GTATTCCCCAACTGGCTATTCTCACCAAAATTGATGAAGCCTGCCCAGAAGTCAAAACAGACATAAGGAATGTCTACAAGAGCATCTACCTGAAGCAACAG ATGGAATATTTAAGTGTGACACTGGGCATTCCACTGTACTGCATCTTTCCTGTGAAGAACTACCACTCAGAGATCGAGACACATGAGCACACTGACACAGTGATACTGAGTGCACTGAGACAGATGATTAACTTTGGAAAAGACTGTTATGACCGCTTGTAG